In Hemitrygon akajei chromosome 9, sHemAka1.3, whole genome shotgun sequence, the following are encoded in one genomic region:
- the LOC140733283 gene encoding uncharacterized protein: MRNSNVKGGKGEEIDLSLVKRKVREVGNKDEKRKKLLKGPELDMDDLSGVAALFEKVESYQGVPDNEMKAVLDEKDATTLERSAGLADEVVSACRVEFTLEGSCPESSWEEQGNLEFEKGTGIESLEEVNVPFESVQNGDARGSEPSHGAQKSSEVSDSAERDCRPFGSDRLGSVKTGLTLVIGEREGSQVFVHEGVVNLKVELDHRVINIIIEGNGKFVVPKSNEKILNPAVRLQSKSRAAGAPHAIVIQGCGVNRQHLTGCLEKAGSLADLKLETNSMTGPEEKNSNLLKTKELGRNELGLGSGVDTRTPMNKADGSLPCQTTRVPPVETHRKKGDGQWGRHFK; the protein is encoded by the coding sequence ATGAGGAATAGTAAcgtgaaagggggtaagggagaggagatagatctgtccttagtgaagagaaaggtccgagaggtaggaaataaagatgagaaacggaaaaagctgttaaaaggtccagagttggacatggatgatctgtcaggggtggcagccctgtttgaaaaagttgagagttatcaaggtgttcccgataatgagatgaaggcagtcctagatgaaaaggatgccactaccttggagaggtctgctgggttggcagatgaggttgtttcagcctgcagggttgagtttactctggaaggaagttgcccagagagtagctgggaggagcaagggaatttggaatttgaaaaaggtacgggtattgaaagcctggaagaggtcaatgtcccgtttgagagtGTCCAgaatggggatgcacgtggttccgaacctagtcacggagctcagaaaagttctgaggtatctgattccgCTGAACGAGACtgccgtccttttgggtcagatagactgggttcagtgaagacagggttaaccctggtaattggggaaagggagggttcccaggtgtttgtacacgaaggggtggtgaaccttaaagtggaactcgaccatagggtgataaatattattattgaagggaacggaaagtttgtagttcccaaatcgaatgaaaaaatttTAAACCCGGCAGTTCGCTTACAGAGTAAGTCGAGAGCTgccggggccccacacgctattgttattcaaggatgtggagtgaacaggcagcacttgacaggctgtctggaaaaagcgggatcgcttgcagatcttaaattggaaactaatagcatgacgggtcctgaagagaaaaatagcaacttgcttaaaactaaagaattgggTAGGAATGAATTAGGTCTGGGATCCGGTGTTGATACGAGAACTCCTATGAATAAGGCGGACGGGAGTTTACCCTGCCAAACTACTCGAGTTCCTCCCGTAGAAACTCACCGAAAAAAAGGTGATGGTCaatgggggcgccattttaaatag